The following are encoded together in the Chlorocebus sabaeus isolate Y175 chromosome 20, mChlSab1.0.hap1, whole genome shotgun sequence genome:
- the POGZ gene encoding pogo transposable element with ZNF domain isoform X4 produces the protein MADTDLFMECEEEELEPWQKISDVIEDSVVEDYNSVDKTTTVSVSQQPVSAPVPIAAHASVAGHLSTSTTVSSSGAQNSDSTKKTLVTLIANNNAGNPLVQQGGQPLILTQNPAPGLGTMVTQPVLRPVQVMQNANHVTSSPVASQPIFITTQGFPVRNVRPVQNAMNQVGIVLNVQQGQTVRPITLVPAPGTQFVKPTVGVPQVFSQMTPVRPGSTMPVRPTTNTFTTVIPATLTIRSTVPQSQSQQTKSTPSTSTTPTATQPTSLGQLAVQSPGQSNQTTNPKLVSIASFVTVKRPGVTGENSNEVAKLVNTLNTIPSLGQSAGPVVVSNNSSAHGSQRTSGPESSMKVTSSIPVFDLQDGGRKICPRCNAQFRVTEALRGHMCYCCPEMVEYQKKGKSLDSEPSVPSAAKPPSPEKTAPVASTPSSTPIPALSPPTKVPEPNENVGDAVQTKLIMLVDDFYYGRDGGKVAQLTNFPKVATSFRCPHCTKRLKNNIRFMNHMKHHVELDQQNGEVDGHTICQHCYRQFSTPFQLQCHLENVHSPYESTTKCKICEWAFESEPLFLQHMKDTHKPGEMPYVCQVCQYRSSLYSEVDVHFRMIHEDTRHLLCPYCLKVFKNGNAFQQHYMRHQKRNVYHCNKCRLQFLFAKDKIEHKLQHHKTFRKPKQLEGLKPGTKVTIRASRGQPRTVPVSSNDTPPSALQEAAPLTSSMDPLPVFLYPPVQRSIQKRAVRKMSVMGRQTCLECSFEIPDFPNHFPTYVHCSLCRYSTCCSRAYANHMINNHVPRKSPKYLALFKNSVSGIKLACTSCTFVTSVGDAMAKHLVFNPSHRSSSILPRGLTWIAHSRHGQTRDRVHDRNVKNMYPPPSFPTNKAATVKSAGATPAEPEELPTPLAPALPSPASTATPPPTPTHTQPLALPPLATEGAECLNVDDQDEGSPVTQEPEPASGGGGSGVGKKEQLSVKKLRVVLFALCCNTEQAAEHFRNPQRRIRRWLRRFQASQGENLEGKYLSFEAEEKLAEWVLTQREQQLPVNEETLFQKATKIGRSLEGGFKISYEWAVRFMLRHHLTPHARRAVAHTLPKDVAENAGLFIEFVQRQIHNQDLPLSMIVAIDEISLFLDTEVLSSDDRKENALQTVGTGEPWCDVVLAILADGTVLPTLVFYRGQMDQPANMPDSILLEAKESGYSDDEIMELWSTRVWQKHTACQRSKGMLVMDCHRTHLSEEVLAMLSASSTLPAVVPAGCSSKIQPLDVCIKRTVKNFLHKKWKEQAREMADTACDSDVLLQLVLVWLGEVLGVIGDCPELVQRSFLVASVLPGPDGNINSPTRNADMQEELIASLEEQLKLSGEHSESSTPRPRSSPEETIEPESLHQLFEGESETESFYGFEEADLDLMEI, from the exons ATGGCAGACACCGACCTGTTCATGGAATGTGAGGAGGAGGAGTTGGAGCCATGGCAGAAAATCAGTGATGTCATTGAGGACTCTGTAGTTGAAGATTATAATTCAGTGGATAAAACTACCACAG TTTCTGTGAGCCAGCAGCCAGTCTCGGCTCCAGTGCCCATCGCTGCCCATGCTTCTGTTGCTGGGCACCTCTCTACATCCACCACCGTTAGTAGCAGCGGGGCACAGAACAGCGACAGTACAAAGAAGACTCTTGTCACACTAATTGCCAACAACAATG CTGGCAATCCTTTGGTCCAGCAAGGTGGACAGCCACTCATCCTGACCCAGAATCCAGCCCCAGGTCTGGGCACAATGGTTACTCAACCAGTATTGAGGCCTGTTCAGGTCATGCAGAATGCCAATCATGTGACTAGTTCCCCTGTGGCCTCACAACCAATATTTATCACTACACAG GGATTTCCTGTAAGGAATGTCCGGCCTGTACAAAATGCAATGAATCAGGTTGGGATTGTGCTGAATGTACAGCAAGGCCAAACGGTTAGACCAATTACACTAGTTCCAG CCCCAGGTACCCAGTTTGTTAAGCCGACAGTTGGAGTTCCACAAGTGTTCTCCCAGATGACCCCTGTGAGGCCAGGCTCCACAATGCCTGTGAGGCCCACCACCAACACCTTCACCACCGTCATCCCGGCCACTCTTACCATTCGAAGCACCGTCCCACAGTCCCAGTCCCAGCAGACCAAGTCCACTCCCAGCACTTCCACCACTCCCACTGCCACACAGCCAACCTCACTGGGGCAACTAGCTGTTCAGTCTCCTGGCCAGTCAAACCAAACCACGAATCCCAAGCTAG TGAGCATTGCCAGCTTTGTCACTGTGAAGCGACCTGGCGTTACAGGTGAAAATAGCAATGAAGTGGCCAAATTGGTGAATACCCTTAACACAATCCCTTCCCTGGGCCAAAGTGCTGGGCCAGTGGTGGTGTCCAACAACAGCTCTGCTCATGGCTCTCAAAGAACCAGCGGACCTGAGTCGTCAATGAAAG TGACCTCTTCCATCCCAGTATTTGACCTCCAGGATGGTGGACGGAAAATATGTCCACGGTGTAATGCTCAATTTCGTGTTACTGAAGCTTTGAGAGGTCACATGTGT TACTGTTGCCCAGAAATGGTTGAAtaccagaagaaaggaaagtccCTGGATTCAGAACCCAGTGTCCCATCAGCAGCAAAGCCCCCATCCCCTGAGAAAACAGCTCCTGTTGCTTCCACACCCTCTTCTACACCTATTCCTGCTCTGTCACCACCTACCAAAGTACCAGAGCCAAATGAGAACGTGGGTGATGCCGTCCAGACCAAACTCATTATGCTTGTAGATGACTTCTACTATGGACGGGATGGTGGCAAAGTAGCCCAACTCACAAATTTCCCTAAGGTCGCCACATCTTTCCGATGCCCACATTGTACCAAAAGACTAAAAAACAATATTCG ATTCATGAACCATATGAAACACCACGTAGAACTCGATCAGCAGAATGGTGAGGTAGATGGTCATACTATCTGTCAGCACTGTTACCGCCAGTTTTCCACTCCCTTCCAGCTTCAGTGCCACTTGGAAAATGTTCATAGTCCCTATGAATCTACTA CCAAGTGCAAGATCTGTGAGTGGGCGTTTGAAAGTGAGCCACTATTTCTCCAGCATATGAAGGATACTCATAAGCCTGGAGAGATGCCTTATGTTTGCCAG GTGTGTCAATATCGCTCCTCACTCTACTCTGAGGTAGATGTCCATTTTCGGATGATCCATGAGGATACCCGGCATCTGCTCTGCCCTTATTGCCTGAAGGTCTTCAAAAATGGCAATGCATTCCAACAGCATTACATGAGGCACCAG AAGAGAAATGTTTATCACTGCAACAAATGCCGGCTACAGTTTCTCTTTGCCAAGGACAAAATTGAACACAAGCTTCAACACCATAAAACCTTCCGTAAACCCAAGCAGCTGGAGGGCTTGAAACCAGGCACCAAG GTGACAATCCGGGCTTCCCGAGGGCAGCCACGAACTGTTCCTGTATCCTCTAATGATACACCTCCCAGCGCCTTGCAGGAGGCAGCACCACTGACCTCCTCCATGGACCCTCTGCCTGTCTTCCTTTATCCCCCTGTCCAGCGCAGCATCCAGAAGAGAGCTGTTAGGAAAAT GAGTGTCATGGGCCGGCAGACATGCCTGGAGTGCAGCTTCGAGATCCCAGACTTCCCTAATCATTTCCCTACTTATGTACACTGCTCTCTGTGTCGCTACAGCACCTGCTGCTCTCGAGCTTATGCCAACCACATGATCAA cAATCATGTTCCACGGAAGAGCCCCAAGTATTtggctttgtttaaaaattctgtgAG TGGAATCAAGCTGGCCTGCACTTCATGTACCTTTGTTACCTCTGTGGGAGATGCTATGGCCAAGCATTTGGTATTCAACCCCTCTCACAGATCCAGCAGCATCCTGCCACGGG GACTCACTTGGATAGCTCACTCAAG GCATGGCCAGACTCGTGACCGAGTGCATGACCGGAACGTGAAGAATATGtaccctcctccttccttccccactaACAAAGCTGCCACTGTGAAATCTGCGGGGGCCACCCCAGCTGAGCCTGAAGAGCTACCAACTCCCTTAGCCCCAGCACTCCCATCACCAGCCTCAACTGCAACCCCACCACCAACCCCCACTCACACACAGCCTTTAGCCCTTCCACCATTGGCTACGGAGGGAGCTGAATGTCTGAATGTTGATGATCAGGATGAAGGGAGCCCGGTCACCCAGGAACCTGAGCCAGCAtcaggtggtggtggtagtggggtTGGCAAAAAGGAGCAGCTGTCTGTGAAGAAGCTTCGAGTAGTACTGTTTGCTCTATGCTGCAATACAGAACAGGCAGCTGAACACTTCCGAAATCCCCAGCGACGTATTCGGCGTTGGCTTCGACGTTTCCAGGCCTCCCAGGGGGAGAATCTAGAGGGCAAATATCTAAGCTTTGAGGCAGAAGAGAAACTGGCTGAGTGGGTGCTAACCCAGCGTGAACAACAGCTACCTGTAAATGAGGAGACCTTGTTCCAGAAGGCCACCAAAATAGGACGTTCTTTGGAAGGGGGATTTAAGATCTCCTATGAGTGGGCTGTGCGTTTCATGCTGCGGCACCACCTGACTCCCCATGCCCGGCGAGCTGTGGCCCACACCCTACCTAAGGACGTGGCAGAGAATGCAGGACTCTTCATTGAATTTGTACAACGGCAGATTCACAACCAGGACTTACCCTTGTCTATGATTGTGGCTATTGACGAGATATCCTTGTTCCTGGATACAGAGGTGCTGAGCAGTGATGACCGAAAGGAGAATGCCCTGCAGACGGTGGGCACAGGGGAACCTTGGTGTGATGTAGTCCTGGCCATTCTGGCAGATGGCACTGTCCTTCCCACCCTGGTTTTCTACAGAGGGCAGATGGATCAGCCTGCTAACATGCCAGATTCCATATTGCTAGAGGCAAAGGAGAGTGGCTACAGTGATGATGAGATAATGGAGCTGTGGTCAACTCGAGTGTGGCAGAAGCACACAGCTTGCCAGCGCAGCAAAGGCATGCTTGTGATGGACTGTCATCGCACTCACTTGTCAGAAGAGGTACTGGCTATGCTTAGTGCCTCTAGCACTTTGCCTGCAGTGGTCCCAGCAGGCTGTAGCTCCAAAATTCAGCCATTAGATGTATGCATCAAAAGAACTGTCAAGAACTTCCTGCATAAAAAGTGGAAGGAACAGGCTCGGGAAATGGCAGATACTGCATGTGATTCTGATGTCCTCCTTCAGCTGGTGCTTGTCTGGCTGGGTGAAGTGCTAGGTGTCATTGGGGACTGTCCAGAGCTGGTTCAGCGCTCCTTCCTGGTGGCTAGTGTTCTGCCTGGCCCTGATGGCAACATTAACTCACCTACAAGAAATGCTGACATGCAGGAGGAGCTAATTGCCTCCCTAGAGGAGCAACTAAAGCTGAGTGGGGAACATTCTGAGTCTTCCACTCCACGACCCAGATCATCTCCTGAAGAGACAATTGAGCCTGAAAGCCTTCACCAGCTCTTTGAGGGTGAAAGTGAGACCGAGTCTTTCTATGGCTTTGAAGAAGCTGACCTAGATCTGATGGAGATTTGA
- the POGZ gene encoding pogo transposable element with ZNF domain isoform X6: protein MADTDLFMECEEEELEPWQKISDVIEDSVVEDYNSVDKTTTAGNPLVQQGGQPLILTQNPAPGLGTMVTQPVLRPVQVMQNANHVTSSPVASQPIFITTQGFPVRNVRPVQNAMNQVGIVLNVQQGQTVRPITLVPAPGTQFVKPTVGVPQVFSQMTPVRPGSTMPVRPTTNTFTTVIPATLTIRSTVPQSQSQQTKSTPSTSTTPTATQPTSLGQLAVQSPGQSNQTTNPKLVSIASFVTVKRPGVTGENSNEVAKLVNTLNTIPSLGQSAGPVVVSNNSSAHGSQRTSGPESSMKVTSSIPVFDLQDGGRKICPRCNAQFRVTEALRGHMCYCCPEMVEYQKKGKSLDSEPSVPSAAKPPSPEKTAPVASTPSSTPIPALSPPTKVPEPNENVGDAVQTKLIMLVDDFYYGRDGGKVAQLTNFPKVATSFRCPHCTKRLKNNIRFMNHMKHHVELDQQNGEVDGHTICQHCYRQFSTPFQLQCHLENVHSPYESTTKCKICEWAFESEPLFLQHMKDTHKPGEMPYVCQVCQYRSSLYSEVDVHFRMIHEDTRHLLCPYCLKVFKNGNAFQQHYMRHQKRNVYHCNKCRLQFLFAKDKIEHKLQHHKTFRKPKQLEGLKPGTKVTIRASRGQPRTVPVSSNDTPPSALQEAAPLTSSMDPLPVFLYPPVQRSIQKRAVRKMSVMGRQTCLECSFEIPDFPNHFPTYVHCSLCRYSTCCSRAYANHMINNHVPRKSPKYLALFKNSVSGIKLACTSCTFVTSVGDAMAKHLVFNPSHRSSSILPRGLTWIAHSRHGQTRDRVHDRNVKNMYPPPSFPTNKAATVKSAGATPAEPEELPTPLAPALPSPASTATPPPTPTHTQPLALPPLATEGAECLNVDDQDEGSPVTQEPEPASGGGGSGVGKKEQLSVKKLRVVLFALCCNTEQAAEHFRNPQRRIRRWLRRFQASQGENLEGKYLSFEAEEKLAEWVLTQREQQLPVNEETLFQKATKIGRSLEGGFKISYEWAVRFMLRHHLTPHARRAVAHTLPKDVAENAGLFIEFVQRQIHNQDLPLSMIVAIDEISLFLDTEVLSSDDRKENALQTVGTGEPWCDVVLAILADGTVLPTLVFYRGQMDQPANMPDSILLEAKESGYSDDEIMELWSTRVWQKHTACQRSKGMLVMDCHRTHLSEEVLAMLSASSTLPAVVPAGCSSKIQPLDVCIKRTVKNFLHKKWKEQAREMADTACDSDVLLQLVLVWLGEVLGVIGDCPELVQRSFLVASVLPGPDGNINSPTRNADMQEELIASLEEQLKLSGEHSESSTPRPRSSPEETIEPESLHQLFEGESETESFYGFEEADLDLMEI from the exons ATGGCAGACACCGACCTGTTCATGGAATGTGAGGAGGAGGAGTTGGAGCCATGGCAGAAAATCAGTGATGTCATTGAGGACTCTGTAGTTGAAGATTATAATTCAGTGGATAAAACTACCACAG CTGGCAATCCTTTGGTCCAGCAAGGTGGACAGCCACTCATCCTGACCCAGAATCCAGCCCCAGGTCTGGGCACAATGGTTACTCAACCAGTATTGAGGCCTGTTCAGGTCATGCAGAATGCCAATCATGTGACTAGTTCCCCTGTGGCCTCACAACCAATATTTATCACTACACAG GGATTTCCTGTAAGGAATGTCCGGCCTGTACAAAATGCAATGAATCAGGTTGGGATTGTGCTGAATGTACAGCAAGGCCAAACGGTTAGACCAATTACACTAGTTCCAG CCCCAGGTACCCAGTTTGTTAAGCCGACAGTTGGAGTTCCACAAGTGTTCTCCCAGATGACCCCTGTGAGGCCAGGCTCCACAATGCCTGTGAGGCCCACCACCAACACCTTCACCACCGTCATCCCGGCCACTCTTACCATTCGAAGCACCGTCCCACAGTCCCAGTCCCAGCAGACCAAGTCCACTCCCAGCACTTCCACCACTCCCACTGCCACACAGCCAACCTCACTGGGGCAACTAGCTGTTCAGTCTCCTGGCCAGTCAAACCAAACCACGAATCCCAAGCTAG TGAGCATTGCCAGCTTTGTCACTGTGAAGCGACCTGGCGTTACAGGTGAAAATAGCAATGAAGTGGCCAAATTGGTGAATACCCTTAACACAATCCCTTCCCTGGGCCAAAGTGCTGGGCCAGTGGTGGTGTCCAACAACAGCTCTGCTCATGGCTCTCAAAGAACCAGCGGACCTGAGTCGTCAATGAAAG TGACCTCTTCCATCCCAGTATTTGACCTCCAGGATGGTGGACGGAAAATATGTCCACGGTGTAATGCTCAATTTCGTGTTACTGAAGCTTTGAGAGGTCACATGTGT TACTGTTGCCCAGAAATGGTTGAAtaccagaagaaaggaaagtccCTGGATTCAGAACCCAGTGTCCCATCAGCAGCAAAGCCCCCATCCCCTGAGAAAACAGCTCCTGTTGCTTCCACACCCTCTTCTACACCTATTCCTGCTCTGTCACCACCTACCAAAGTACCAGAGCCAAATGAGAACGTGGGTGATGCCGTCCAGACCAAACTCATTATGCTTGTAGATGACTTCTACTATGGACGGGATGGTGGCAAAGTAGCCCAACTCACAAATTTCCCTAAGGTCGCCACATCTTTCCGATGCCCACATTGTACCAAAAGACTAAAAAACAATATTCG ATTCATGAACCATATGAAACACCACGTAGAACTCGATCAGCAGAATGGTGAGGTAGATGGTCATACTATCTGTCAGCACTGTTACCGCCAGTTTTCCACTCCCTTCCAGCTTCAGTGCCACTTGGAAAATGTTCATAGTCCCTATGAATCTACTA CCAAGTGCAAGATCTGTGAGTGGGCGTTTGAAAGTGAGCCACTATTTCTCCAGCATATGAAGGATACTCATAAGCCTGGAGAGATGCCTTATGTTTGCCAG GTGTGTCAATATCGCTCCTCACTCTACTCTGAGGTAGATGTCCATTTTCGGATGATCCATGAGGATACCCGGCATCTGCTCTGCCCTTATTGCCTGAAGGTCTTCAAAAATGGCAATGCATTCCAACAGCATTACATGAGGCACCAG AAGAGAAATGTTTATCACTGCAACAAATGCCGGCTACAGTTTCTCTTTGCCAAGGACAAAATTGAACACAAGCTTCAACACCATAAAACCTTCCGTAAACCCAAGCAGCTGGAGGGCTTGAAACCAGGCACCAAG GTGACAATCCGGGCTTCCCGAGGGCAGCCACGAACTGTTCCTGTATCCTCTAATGATACACCTCCCAGCGCCTTGCAGGAGGCAGCACCACTGACCTCCTCCATGGACCCTCTGCCTGTCTTCCTTTATCCCCCTGTCCAGCGCAGCATCCAGAAGAGAGCTGTTAGGAAAAT GAGTGTCATGGGCCGGCAGACATGCCTGGAGTGCAGCTTCGAGATCCCAGACTTCCCTAATCATTTCCCTACTTATGTACACTGCTCTCTGTGTCGCTACAGCACCTGCTGCTCTCGAGCTTATGCCAACCACATGATCAA cAATCATGTTCCACGGAAGAGCCCCAAGTATTtggctttgtttaaaaattctgtgAG TGGAATCAAGCTGGCCTGCACTTCATGTACCTTTGTTACCTCTGTGGGAGATGCTATGGCCAAGCATTTGGTATTCAACCCCTCTCACAGATCCAGCAGCATCCTGCCACGGG GACTCACTTGGATAGCTCACTCAAG GCATGGCCAGACTCGTGACCGAGTGCATGACCGGAACGTGAAGAATATGtaccctcctccttccttccccactaACAAAGCTGCCACTGTGAAATCTGCGGGGGCCACCCCAGCTGAGCCTGAAGAGCTACCAACTCCCTTAGCCCCAGCACTCCCATCACCAGCCTCAACTGCAACCCCACCACCAACCCCCACTCACACACAGCCTTTAGCCCTTCCACCATTGGCTACGGAGGGAGCTGAATGTCTGAATGTTGATGATCAGGATGAAGGGAGCCCGGTCACCCAGGAACCTGAGCCAGCAtcaggtggtggtggtagtggggtTGGCAAAAAGGAGCAGCTGTCTGTGAAGAAGCTTCGAGTAGTACTGTTTGCTCTATGCTGCAATACAGAACAGGCAGCTGAACACTTCCGAAATCCCCAGCGACGTATTCGGCGTTGGCTTCGACGTTTCCAGGCCTCCCAGGGGGAGAATCTAGAGGGCAAATATCTAAGCTTTGAGGCAGAAGAGAAACTGGCTGAGTGGGTGCTAACCCAGCGTGAACAACAGCTACCTGTAAATGAGGAGACCTTGTTCCAGAAGGCCACCAAAATAGGACGTTCTTTGGAAGGGGGATTTAAGATCTCCTATGAGTGGGCTGTGCGTTTCATGCTGCGGCACCACCTGACTCCCCATGCCCGGCGAGCTGTGGCCCACACCCTACCTAAGGACGTGGCAGAGAATGCAGGACTCTTCATTGAATTTGTACAACGGCAGATTCACAACCAGGACTTACCCTTGTCTATGATTGTGGCTATTGACGAGATATCCTTGTTCCTGGATACAGAGGTGCTGAGCAGTGATGACCGAAAGGAGAATGCCCTGCAGACGGTGGGCACAGGGGAACCTTGGTGTGATGTAGTCCTGGCCATTCTGGCAGATGGCACTGTCCTTCCCACCCTGGTTTTCTACAGAGGGCAGATGGATCAGCCTGCTAACATGCCAGATTCCATATTGCTAGAGGCAAAGGAGAGTGGCTACAGTGATGATGAGATAATGGAGCTGTGGTCAACTCGAGTGTGGCAGAAGCACACAGCTTGCCAGCGCAGCAAAGGCATGCTTGTGATGGACTGTCATCGCACTCACTTGTCAGAAGAGGTACTGGCTATGCTTAGTGCCTCTAGCACTTTGCCTGCAGTGGTCCCAGCAGGCTGTAGCTCCAAAATTCAGCCATTAGATGTATGCATCAAAAGAACTGTCAAGAACTTCCTGCATAAAAAGTGGAAGGAACAGGCTCGGGAAATGGCAGATACTGCATGTGATTCTGATGTCCTCCTTCAGCTGGTGCTTGTCTGGCTGGGTGAAGTGCTAGGTGTCATTGGGGACTGTCCAGAGCTGGTTCAGCGCTCCTTCCTGGTGGCTAGTGTTCTGCCTGGCCCTGATGGCAACATTAACTCACCTACAAGAAATGCTGACATGCAGGAGGAGCTAATTGCCTCCCTAGAGGAGCAACTAAAGCTGAGTGGGGAACATTCTGAGTCTTCCACTCCACGACCCAGATCATCTCCTGAAGAGACAATTGAGCCTGAAAGCCTTCACCAGCTCTTTGAGGGTGAAAGTGAGACCGAGTCTTTCTATGGCTTTGAAGAAGCTGACCTAGATCTGATGGAGATTTGA